The Penaeus monodon isolate SGIC_2016 chromosome 1, NSTDA_Pmon_1, whole genome shotgun sequence DNA window GAAGTCGAAGAAGGGCAGCAGGCTGAGAATTACAGTCAAGCAAAAGTAAAACTGAATATCTAAAAATTTAACGttgaaggaaacgaaaaaaaacgttaGGACGGAATTCAGACAGCAGTAAACACATTCAGATATCTAGGATCCACAATGACAGAGGATAGGTAACAGGATACAGAAGTGATTCATCTAAAGCACACAGGTTTGGAAATAGGAaaagggtgtgtggtgtttggtctGACAAGGGGATTAATGTTACGATCGAAAGGAAAAGTGTTCAAGACAGCAGTCAAGCCAAGAGTGTCATACGGGACCGAAACGTGGTTTATTATGAAAACTCACAAGGAAAAGCAATGGAAATGCTAAGTTGGAGTGACAGGAGGGATAGAATATAAAACGAATGGGAGACGATTAAAAGTATAAGCTAAAAAATAATGTGatgagatggatggagagagaaagaaagtcgtAGAAGTGGACGAATACGAGGAAGACCTTCGAAAACGTAAGTAGGTGGAATAGAAAACTGAGAGAACCTGACAGGACGAGATTCTGAAGAGACACGGGTGGAGAAAAGTCATCAAAGATGCTAACCCCATGCAAAAGTGGGAAAATGGTAAATgcaaaacaagaggaaaatagtGTCTCGATATACTGAGTCAATATAACAAAGTTTCTGTCTCAGAGCAGATATCTTCAATTACAGTCTCGCACAATTCTTTACTCCTATAGAGATAATGTTCTAGTCTTTACAGGAAACGATTTGATCTTTGCCTATAGTTTTATTACGTATGTAATCGTTAATTATTTTCAGTCTTGATTGACCTCTTTACTGGTCTGAGTAAACACATATCTCTCTCATACGCTGCCTGTGTCTCACAAAGTCTTAAGAATTAAACGAATTCTCTTTGTGTAGAATTTTACCCCGTCTTTGTCctgtgggaggggggggctttCTTCAGCTTTGATAAACCCCTCGCTTGTGATTGCACTGCACCTCCTCCAAAGCTCCATCTTTTCAGCTGTAGCTCCCCTGgagaaattaattattatttatgaatgCATAATCACAGACAgtttttataaatcttttatgTCACCTTTATCTCATGTGTCGAGCATAGCCGATGTGTCCATGCCTCAACCCTGACGTATTTTGTTATGTTCTGGTGACACCAATCTTCAACTGAGAGGTCTGTAGTACCTTTTGCAGTATGGCTCAGATCGCGCAGTTAACTGTGCTATTGAAATCCACAGTTTGAAGAACTTCTCTGAATTTCCCCTCGCTCCACTTTCAACTGTCCTGTTTTGCTCTCCAAATATTATGGTTTTTGAGCTCTAATATTACACGTTTTAAACAAGGTGGATTTACTGTCAGTGATTCACTTAATGTCTCCTTTATTCATTTCACTCTAAAGTGGCCTCTTGATATTTCTCCTTGTCTACACTGTTAAATGCTTggccatatatgtatgtgtgttcttctGTGTACATGTGCTTGTGCATACAAATGCGCACAtgagtttatattttttgttagccAATTAGAAGTAACTTTAAATAAGATTATCCTACTTCCAATCAACTTTCAACTTACCAATACAACACAGGTTTGCAAAAATCAACAATATCTGTTCTTTCCAGGTTGTATTACGGGTCTTTCCTGGACTGGGAATCAAGACATGGTCCGCtgattaaagaaaacaaagaagaattgtaaaaaaaaaaaataaaaaaataaaaaataataataataataataataataataaaatgaaaaaaaaaatgaatgaataaataaataaatacatagttaaaagataaaaaagtaaaaaagaaatcaataaaaaacgtTGTTTACAtgactttttttaaataagtgaTAAAGtgtcaaaaatatattaacttgtTCCTTGTCTCATTTTCTGTTGAATATATCGATGGCGTATATAATGACTTTtgtactttttgtatttttttgaaaaaaaaaatggtatcctTATCATGAAGATTTATTTTTCtccatatattatacatggaAGGAAACAGGATAATGAAATAcgatggtaaaagaaaataaataaaaataaataaatataccccACAGTAGTATGGATTAAAGACGAATATCATTTACTATAGATTTAATCTCACGGTTTATTGCATAAAGGCCCCACCACAATAATACTTTTCCCGTTAGTTTTTTTGCGTTTCTGTGTTAATTTCCGTATGCAAATGGTCTGACCATAtcacgctgaaaaaaaaaaaaaaaaaaaaaaacacgagcgcCCATGTAAACAAACATGACGTCATCCAAGGTCCCCGGAGTCATACGAGCATTCTCGTACATATCAtgttatatgaaattaatataattatgttagaggagaataatattttgtatatagagaaataatctaaaaataatagagatgatataatatatcacttatcaatttaaaaaaaaatgtattaacatAGTTCCTGCGTAGCATGAGATCAAGATGGAAATTAGTCGGACATAAGTGGCTGCCACCGTCTTCATCCGGGAAAACGGGTGTGATAGGGTCTTTATGTAACTTACTGAATTAACACGTTTTTAGAATATGCTACCCGatacttctccccccctctctctatctatctatctatctctatctctatctctctctctctctctctctctctctctctctctctctctctctctctctctctctctctctctctctctctctctctctctctctctctctctctctctctttctccccgtgtccctctcttcatttcttatcACCCCCTTTATCATCAGTTACTTCTACTAACAAACCCTGGCATATCACGAAAAGTAATTAGTGCTGAGATACTGCAGATAATCTGGAGACTCCAACACGACAAAAGGTAGGGATCCAAGTAGGGATAACTGGTGGcgagtaatatatatgtgtgtgtgtgtgtgtgtgtgtgtgtgtgtatatatatatatatatatatatatatatatatatatatatatatatatatatatatatatatatatatatttttttttttttttttttttttttttttttttttttttttttttttttccccgagtgcCCTAtgccacaaggacgttggcgatcatggattttccataaattttcttggcaatttagaccggtggtttgccgttgccttctgcccggtgtttttatcgagtcaccatctctatttacccggttctgggaccggcactgacttgggctggcttgcccacccagcggctaggcaggcaatcgaggtgaagttccttgcccacgggaacaacgcgccggccggtgacgctcgaactcagattgccgtcgtgacactctaaccactcggccactgcgtgtatatatatatatatatatatatatatatatatatatatatatatatatatatatatattatggttattgtatgtaggcgggaagagggggagaaagagaatgagggaagagggaaagagaaagagagacggataaaGAAGCAGGGAAGAGACACATTAAACAAGAGCGAGagccatttgaaaaaaaaaaaaaaaaaaaaaaaaaaaaaaaaaaaaatatatatatatatatatatatataatatatattacttatatattatataaaatagattattacaTATCACAggaaatatattaatgattatagaaataatgataattgatagatGAGTGTCCTGGAGATATCATGAGTTGCCGATTAGAGATTAAAAGGGAGCGGAGTCGggttgtataatgatgatgataatgataataatgacaattttgatAGAGATGGTAACAGTAAgtgtataataaaacaataacaacaatagtaataacgattatatttTAGTAGTAAATGtgaaatagagataaagacaattatggtattaattatgacaaaataaagataaggatgcTGATGATGCTGGCAATAGTGGAAACGTTAATAACAGTCgtaaaatgacagtaatgatgataatagtaataataatcatcatccacgcattatcatgattaccataatgatgctaattatgatactagtaatgatagtaatagtaaaaatgatgataatggcaataataatgatgataatgaaaataataattagtataatcataagaagaagaagaatgatagtaatgataataatcatcatcattatataaattatgataaaaacaataatgttaataatataataacaatgtaagaataacaataatgacaattacatgatcatcatcgccatcacaaaaattataagttaataataataatagcagtgatattgaaaacagtgatgatggtgatgatgataattattattcatagtaggataatattaataataatatcttttattatcattataattattatttttattattattattattattattattgttattatcattattattgttattgttattattattatgattattatagtgataataataataataataataataataataataataataatattgataataaaaataacagtaatgataataataatatcagtaataacagtaatttaataatggttattatactattactactactactaatgatgataataattataatgatattaataataataataataataaaaataatgtcaaaaataataataataataataataataataatgtcaaaaaaaaaataataataataatgtcaaaaataattattattattagtagtagtagtagcatatcaataacaataataataatggtagaaaacccacaatgcaaaaactaaatttattgaaaatgagactacagtttcgaaacccacctggattccatcttcaagtctaaagagggtaaggggaggagggggtataaaagagagagaggagaggcaacgcggtaacacaggACAGGTGAGGAACAGAAACGGaggcaggtcaggtcaggtcggaggatcgggcggccTATATGCAggatggccggcataagggagaaggcggaggatgtggaaaGCGAGGAGAAATGCCGCTGTACAAGCTGAAAATAGGAATATTGCACCGGTCTGCGGGCGTGgccatcagcggaaggaaagacaattcgcgctgctgaccagtccatctgatggcctgtgtcccacggATGGCAAAAGATGGCGTTGCTGTTGCGTCCCtgggatacagcgtacttatgttgagacaaacgcttagtgagactggtgcctgtctcgccaaagtattgcttatcataggaggcacaaggaacagcatagttACCCAttttcgaggtagagggagggctggtgtggaccaggttgcgacggggagtgttcacctggcgaaagatcagcctgcagttgagagggtgaagagggcgaccgAGAGAGTAGATATCCTcggtgtagggcaggctgaggacgccaggtgaggagtctctttaggagaggagtcgtgatagaaggtatgCCGTggcctggataacgcgacgtcgagaacaggacgagggtagcccagtttggataACGAGCGACATAGGAAGTCGATCTCTCTATCCAGGTACTtgagggtcacagatgcggagggagCGGAAGAACAACGAGGTGACAACacttctctttacatggagaggatggtatgagaagtgtatgtCCATACCACTATgcgtaggcttcctgtatatggagaaggagaagaaaagaaaaaaaatcataataaaacaaataataaataacatcagATAACTACCAAGACTGTATCATTTGTATGCTGCGCGTGCGtgcttgtatgtgcgtatgtatttaaGCAAGCATAAGTGATGTTCTTTGCCTACTTCCTACCTCGTAAAGGGAACATGCAGGAGAGCCACGAAGGTTAGCGAAAACGTAGCGGAAATAATTTTGCGCGCGATACAGCTACTATTTTGGCGAAACTTTGTACCTCGGAATGCTGTAACCACAAATGTGCCAGAGTTTTGTAACATTATAATTACGATTTATTAAAAAGCAtgtataataaaatcatcatttcatgttcgattatatatatatattatttcaggaCGATTTTGTGACAAGGTAATGGAAATAAATCCgaaaatgtataataatcattTGCAAGTAGCCTTTAATATTATCTAATCAATTCAACCttgctgataatatatatatatatatatatatatatatatatatatatatatatatatatatatatatatatatatatatatatatacacgtgtgtgtgtgtgtgtgtgtatgtatgtgtcacacacacacacacacacacacacacacacacacacacacacacacacacacacacacacacacacacatatatatatatatatatatatatatatatatatatatatatatatatatatatatatatatatatatatatgtatatgtatatgtttgtatgtgtgcgtgtgcaaatttatgcgtttgcgtgtgtatgtgtacggatTATAATACAGCGGACACATAcatattcttttctatatatatctcagcgCCTTTTCTGGCCACGTGCACCCGACCATACTGGAATCCTTGGAATGGCAATGAGGCTTAAACACACTATTCCCAATGACTCACGCAATGCGCGGCGTGTCCTTGGAAAGGTACCACAAGGATATGACAAACCAAATTTCTAGAAAGCAACGActcaataaactaaaaaaaataaaataaatacatatatatagcctcAACAACATGGCGGAAACAGCAACCTACGATAACGAATTTTACCAAAtctcttagaaaaaaataataataattaaaggaatGAAAATGCCGTGTTGGCAACTCCACACCCTTCCTTTTTACCTTCCATGAGCGGAACGTCGCATTCACCAACTCGTCACTGTAGAAAATGAGTTGTAATAAGTGAGTCTCTCTAGGGTGATTCCGCgtctgataataaggataattatgataataattatcgaaCGTGTGTCTCTCTAGGTTGATTCCGCGtcttataataaggataattgtaataataatcatcgaaCGTGTGGTATAGCGAGGCAGTGGAGAAGATAAGATggaattttactatttttagtgtgtatatatagcattattCAAGTGTATAACAGTGAGGTTTTATTAGCTATTCGGGAAAGGTTTCTTAAGGAGGAAATGCTTAAGAAAggagtttatgtgtgttgtgattttgAGTGTTTTAGGTAAATTTTGGTGTTAGCTGAACTTCTTTATAGGTAATAGAAAGTAAGCCGCCcggtcactttttttttaatgaatgttcATGCAGCGAAAGGCATTGTGGATGACGTTATATattctgtgttttgtttggtttattcAGACATTTTCGTAACTCAACtgctgactcacacacacactcacgcacgcacacacgcacgcacgcatgcatgcacttacacacacacacacacacacacacacacacacacacacacacacacacacacacaccacacacacacacaccacacacacacacacacacacacacacacacacacacacacacacacacacacacacacacacacacacacacacacacacacacacacacaccttcgccGGGGGGAGGTGGTCGCCATCATTCATGTGATATATTGCGTCCCATAAACACCtctaaacggaaaaaaaatccccactagAGGAACTACCCTCCACAAACCCCTAACTTCTGTGCTTCGTCTCTCCCCAttacacacaccctccctccccccctcattcacGCCTGCACACACATACTGCACAACCTCCCAAACCCATATAAAAACCCATACTTTCCACACCATATAAACTTGCATATCAACACATACATTATCCAAGTTCACGTGATGCACACAACGCGAATATTAATCATAAATGACCCTATATTCCGATGTAAGCACTGTATCCACCTATTCATACTGGAATCCCCTTGCTTCACGGGTGTATCCTGTGTCCCGCCCTATATACCTTGGGTGTCTATACTCTGTATTAATTTCCTGTttgggatgtgatgatgatgatgatattatgggATGGATAATGACAATGGATTTAATTATATAGCAAAacatagtgatagtaatattgatagcgAAAGTaagaacgatgatgatggtattgatgataataatgatagtgattaaaataaaagatgatattggtgatgataaataatgacaaggataataatgattataataatgataataataataacaataatgaaaataataataataataataataataataataataataataataataatgacaacaaaaataatcagcttgatatcgccattattattttaattttgtttttattatcaccatgatcattGCTATTGCTGCTGTTACACCACTTTAAAGCCtagtattcgttattattatgataattttttttattgttattgttaataatattagtattatacgtGTATATTTGTTCATAACCATACTCTTTTAAATGCGCTCTTCTGCACTATTTATTTAAGAAATTATTATCTCTcagatcacaataaaaaaaatgtcatcactcgaagtaaaatattttctttccttatgcATTTATCACCATTTTAACCAAATATATTCCTTATATAGAATTAGCGGCCGTCCTTGTGGTGCTTGCCGGGGCAGGTGTTTCGTTTTCTATGACCATCAGGGACGGTGCGAGGGGGGACTTGGCTAGCGAGGATGGAGAATCCTTTAAGAACGCTTCCTGTAGGATTCCGGGGATTACTTATCCTATTGGTGAGTATGTTGCGTTTtactgtatatctttttttttctggtagtatgtCGTTCTCATGTCACTTACTGTCTATTTTTTGTAGTATCTCTGTATAtttaatctctatatattctatgtcCTTAAAATTAAATAGAACTAAAAAAATCTTATACTACTTACTAAtactattagagagagagagagagagagagagagagagagagagagagagagagagagagagagagagagagagagagagagagagagagagactgagactaaCAGACTGATATACAGATAAACTAGCATATTCTTTATTTACTCCATCGGGGTGACCGGGACGTTGAACAATTGCCCATCCTCTTCTGAGTCCTTTAGCTACGCCAGTGTTTACAATATAATACCATTCTTAAACAGGGAATGCTTAAGTAATGAGTGTATGCGTACTGTGATTTAGTGTGATTTAGGTAATACATATTCACTCTCACAGTCGAATAATTCCACAGGGATAGAATTCGAGGAGCTGGCTGAAGGTCTGCTCAATGACTCCGTGGTGTTGATCGACGTAAGGAACCGGTGGGAACTGGAAGAGACTGGCAAACTGCCCAAAAGCCAGAATGTGCCTCGTAAGTTGTTCCTTGTTGTCAAGTAACTGCCTCTTTTGATTTAtcctttctattttattatttgtttgtttattgaaaaaaaaattctggcgcGTCATCTTAAGGCCAtaagcggcgtattcaaaatacagtgatagggtggggcttgggggcgaAACATTATTATAGAGTATTGTagcgaaaaggataaaaataagttaacgattaggataagttgacagaaaaggggaatgaagaagagaaaaaaaagggaaagggaaaaaaagaccctgcaaaatttgttgaggcaaaggctcaggtccaagGCAAGGGGATTGGGGGTCTATTCCTTTAACCTTTCAAGTAACTGTTTATTCTGATTTTATTATCCATGCTTTTGGTCTTTTCAGCAactgtttgtgctttttttttttcttttttttaagatctgTTGGGCTTTTAAGTGTTAATTCTATGCTTAAAAGTTTATTcatagttttatgtttttttggtcattttattattgtatgtatgtgtgtgagcctTCACTTTGAGGAAGAGCTTGTTTTGGTAATTTCTATACTCTTGGGCTTTTAGGTAACATCttcctattatttttaaagtCTTGTTTTTATGTTTCAAAAATTAATGATATCAGTAACGTTAACGTAAAGTTTTTTTCTTGGCTAAggattatttttactttgtttcatTGTTGATTAGTATCTCTTGATTAGATCATAGTACAGCCACGAGCAGTAATATCgtaaatgaagcttcgaaaccctTAGTAACCTAATCAACGTGTCCCATTATTTGGGTATTTAAAACATATTTGGCAAGTGCTGTCATTTTGACTGTATATTTAAGATTCGTGTTATAGAGAAAATGTCACGttcaagacaaaaagaaagaacgaaaatatagacatatccatatatgtgtaggCCTATTAACGAAAGGATATCTGCATAACGAGAATCCAGTGTAACTCTTTCCAAATCTCCCAGTGCCCGAGTTCGAGACCGCCTTCAACCTGAGTCCCGAGGAATTCCTGAAGAAGTACGGTTTCATCAAGCCAGAACCAGAGGACGAGAACGTTGTGCTCACCTGCAGATCAGGACGCAGAATTTTGCTGGCTTGGGATGCAATTGAACCGCTTGGATACTGCAAAGTGCGGTAAGGGTTTTGGCATGAGGTTGGATATGTGCATTTTTATAATTGTGGTTGATCAGCGATCTCAATTGACCTGAAATATACTGCGCTAAAGGCTATTTAATTGGTAAATATTTAACACATACCCATAGTTGTTCGGATTACCCTCCTTTACAGGGGAACAGTTTTGCAATCCACAACCGAAGCCTGAGCACTCCCTTTCGATGAAGGCTATTTGTCTTCTATACCGAAACGTCATAGTTTTCATCTTATCTTGTCAATTAATAATTCCCATTCATATCATGTTAGTTCATTTATACATTcacaattcatttatttatcttattaatattctttaattTTCAGATTGTACTTTGGTTCTTACTTGGACTGGAAAGCTAGAAGTGCCCCACTGATACCTGTTCCCGGATCTCTGGAACCGTGAAAACAGACCTTCACATAAAAAACGGTCTATAATTATAAGCTTATTTCATAGATCAGAACATTGAAATTAAAgacatttctttttcccttgttcGTTTTTAGGAATTCAAGGTTCTGGATGATTTCAATTtaaaccaaatacacacacaaaatggaaTATAAAGTTAGATATATGTCCGTCTTATTCACTCCTGTTGATGACATTGCTGCACTAGAAGTTGAAATGCATCTTTATGGTGGAAGGTAGAGGGATAACTCCCAGAGCCCAAAATAAAAGTGCAGCTGATCTCAGTTGTAATTCAACATAGCCATGGATGGTAAAAGAATTATGGAAAGTACAACATAATGAACTATTATAAGGGGAACCCGAGAAGCGTCTTCGTTGTGGATTCTGTGGCGAGTTGgctacagccatatatatatatatacaaaagtctGTCTGCGTGCAACACCCATTTATTTTCACGTTTTTTGTCACTGTATAgtgttaaatatattaatgttgtgATGTAATTCCGGTTAATAAACAGTGGATCTATGAAATGAAATTAGATACTAAATTGAGTTTAATATAGAAATAGCAATTTgcagaattatttaaaaatttcttttagttTACGTGAAAGTTGACATAGAGATACACAGTTTTCAATGACAATGAGAACAGCATGGAGCCTGGTAAACCGACACGTTTTCTTCGTTATTCCTTGTGCTAATTTGATTTATTGTATTAAGGAAAGATCCAGTATACAACGAAATGGAAAGGGAATTAAAGGAGTGAGCGGTAAGTTAAAAAGCGAACAGGTCAGACGCTGGACgaggagggttttttttccaCAGCCTCGGAAGGACAGGATATAAAAGGAATCGTGGGACAGATTTCGCGTGTCTGGGACTAAAACCTGGAAGGAAAGGATATTTACAGAATGCCTGGGACTTCTCGTTCTTCTCAGGCCGATAGACATAAGACTGTTTAAGTATATAATTTGTTAATTGTGTTTACTTCAAAGTACTAAATCATAAAGGAATCATTTATAAGTCCTATCCATCTCACCTTTTAACCCTGTGCCTTGATTttcggaaagtttttttttttcaactgttctTAATATTTTAAACGCGCTATGATAATTATGGATGGGTAGGCAAGCGGAGCGAACAAAGGTTCTGAAAAAGGAGCTATTCTAGCGGTATTTTTAAGAGATAATCAGACCTGTATAGGTGtaacttagtaaaaaaaaaaaaaaaaaaagtgatgatggtaggggcaagccagccctagaggaaccccctctcacccccccccccccattgacgCCCCTGGTAGACATGCGGAAAgttacatttatttaattttgtttattattattattattattttttttttaaagaaagtaagCAGGTGTCTTCGTTATTTTAGATACCAGGGATGTGACTACTACAGCTCGACAGTTGAAATGGcgaaccatcaagctccacacggaaaccgacaaaatactagttaaaaaaagtgttagacagggcgataccatctgaCCAAAACTGTTTATAGCTTGTCTTGacgaaatattcaaaaagctagaatggaacggaaagggtatcaaaatagagaCGAATACATAAACAATCTAAGGTTTGCAGATGAatttttcttcagtgaatctgcaaatgcaatgcagcaactaataaatgatctgaatggAGAAAGTCTGAtgtcggatgaacaagaaaaagactaagagcatgttcaacagtagagttcagttcgaacagatacatgtacaaggcgaagcgctagaggtagtggacaagtatatatgcctaggcaactcgtacaaacacatcaagtgaagaggaaattaagtgatgcatcagtctaggctggagcgccatCGGAACattagcatactaagaggctccttcccattatgtttaaaaagaacaaTCTTTAAGCAATGTGTCCTAccaattatgacctatggatcagaaacacggactacaaccaaattactggagaggaagctaaaagtgcccagagaggaatggtgagattgatgctgggaattagcctaagagatcagatgagggcgacgtggatcagggaacagacaaaagtagaaaatatacttgtgagcatcaaaaagaaaaattggcaatgggcaggtcatacatCGGAGACATGTAACAGActtggttatagataatataaaaagaccaagggccagaccagtgacaagatggcgtgacgaaataacgaaatttgagggccgacactggaaacaaaaaacacaacacagacaaaattggaaaagattgggagaggcctacgttctgcagtggattgactcaggatgatgatgatatgtatgtatgtatatgtataatgtgagtCGCCGAACCGCGATTggttaggaaggacatccaattaggcaagg harbors:
- the LOC119574829 gene encoding uncharacterized protein LOC119574829, with product MRCKLIARIRPGVYLLAVNETPHSLAAFRKDGLAAAIALLVIACRNPTFAQSVEDPAKEAKDEGLPAENSCRIPGVTYPIGITYEELVAGLDADALVLIDVRDPLELRETGKLPKSHNVPLPEFETAFQLSPEEFTEKYGFPKPTPQDENVVLSCQSGCRIVTAWEAIQPFGYCRVRLYYGSFLDWESRHGPLIKENKEELFLRSMRSRWKLVGHKWLPPSSSGKTELAAVLVVLAGAGVSFSMTIRDGARGDLASEDGESFKNASCRIPGITYPIGIEFEELAEGLLNDSVVLIDVRNRWELEETGKLPKSQNVPLPEFETAFNLSPEEFLKKYGFIKPEPEDENVVLTCRSGRRILLAWDAIEPLGYCKVRLYFGSYLDWKARSAPLIPVPGSLEP